ggacgaaagcgaaggcTATCGGAATCACACTAATTGTATTTGcatttcgtgacgtcacgtcatTTACGCGTCCGTAAGGTTTAGCCAGCCGCGCTTCTTGTTGTTATGGGAGCGGGAGCATCTAGTAGTTCTATAACTCAGACGATCCAGAAACCATCGCCCATCCCCGAAAACGCGAAAGCAAAGCCTTCCGACAGTGCCCCGCCAGAAAACAAAGATGACCACTCAAAAGAACAGCCCATAACGAAGATTTCGGTTCCCCCAGCGATCGTAGCGCCGTTAGCCAAACCCAAATCGTCCGTCACAGCAGCGCAATTCAGCCGCCTAAACGCTGGTCCATCTAGCAGCACGTACGACATTCCTAGCGCAGTGAGCAAAGtggaaaaggaggaggaggaggaggaggaggagctcgACTCGAAAGCAAcggagaaagacgaagaaaagatcGCCTATAGGGAAGTGAAAGAGAGCGACGTGTTCGAACTGTACACGTCGGACGAGGGAGAACAATACGTAGTCTATTTCAAGGAGAACGGTAGAAGATACTACATCGATTGGGACAAAGAGGTAAAAGGAGGGCCCAGAAACATagttgtctaatttttttgtgcGTGTAGGAGTGGGTCCGTTTTCCTGATTCGTGGCTCAGAAAGGGGCGATTTGAATATTATGAAAATCCTGCTGCAAGTCTTATGAGATTGCTAACTATTTATCAATTATTTTTGGATTTCCCTGGGGCTAGGCTATTGGCTTGACTAGTACTGTTCCCGGTACGGCTATACCCTCATCTCGAGGCAAGTCCGTCGAATCTGAAGCAGAAAGCGCTCCTGTTGCTACGGAAACGGACGACGGGCGTTCGGGAGTGTTTCTGCATCCAACCAAAGGAAAATTATTCACATACGTTTTCGAGGTAAATCTCTATATACgtataataaattattaagTAAATTCTATGTTGCAGAAACGTCGAAATGTGGCGTACGTTTTCGAcaacgaaagcggcggcTGGCTCAAAATGCCAATCAGCTgggagaaaaacgtctcctACGTCAAAACAATGATTCAGCACATTCAGGTACACGAATAAGAAACATTTTCCCTAATCCACAGAGACCGGGGAAATGTTTCTATAGGAGGCAGTACCGCAGTGGAAAGACGTACGTAGCATCGTAGCCGCTTTACGCGCCAGTAACTATCGCACGGACGATTGTATCGCAAACTACGTCGCCCTTCAAGACGACGGTCAGTAGGAGAACCCAAAAGAACACACTATATTGCTTCTAAAGGGGCTCTTGATGATTGGCCGGAAGATGATAGTTCTTTGAGAAGTCGAGTCAAGCAACTTGGCTCAGATTTAGAGAAAAAGGTTAGATGGTCTGTGAGAGTTTAggggaatttttttctgataaGGCATATCATATAGACGTCGCAAGTGGCGTCTCTTACGGACGCCAATAAAAAACTGAAGCAGAGAGTAAATCAAATGGAAGATACggtataaaaaataattagacCATGACgccattattattattattattattattatttatccCAGGTTGAAGACTTGAAAGATCGTCTCGCAGAAATGAAGAgagagcgagacgacgcgctTCAACGAGCCGCAGTACGCCAGTCGAGCATTCTTAAAAAAACGCAACCtcgtttatttttattttatagcAACAGGCGGCCGCTATAGAGAAAACGCAGCGCGAGGCGGAGACGAAACGTCAGACAACGCATCGCGTCGATCCGGCGCGCGTCATCATCGTCTGCACGGCGGTTCGATCGGTGAAAACGAGCCTGCTCTCGCTGAGACAAAACGCCGCGAAGAATTTCGACGCTATTGGAAGTCTTGTTAAAACGGTGAAGGAATCCTGAGAGATTCGATCaataaattcaattattttttaggcggTCAAAAAGGCGAAATTTGTCGGGGGAATGGCGAAGAGAGTGCAAGCCGAAGTAGAAGAGCTGAGACACTTATACAGAAAAGAATGCGTCCAGAGAAAACTTCTATACAATCAGGTATTATACCTATATATAGACAGAGGTATACTTATAGAGAACGCGTGGTCTTTTTTGCGTGTTTTAGCTGCAGGAACTTCGCGGAAATATTCGCGTCTTCTGTCGCTGTCGTCCCGACGATCGCGCCGAAGGGGTGCTGGAGTTTCCGCGCGAgggcgaaatcgtcgcctaTACTCCGCAAGgagcgaagaaaacgttcgaaTTCGACCGAGTCTATGATCCCAACACGAGACAAGAGGAGGTAAACATTAATAGAACGActttttattgttttctcTATCGCGGCTTTGTTTTTTAAAAAGATTTTCGAAGACACGAAGCCGACTATAACGTCGTGCGTGGACGGCTACAGTGTCTGCATAATCGCGTACGGTCAGACGGGATCGGGGAAGACGTACACGATGATGGGACCGCCGGAAAATCCCGGCGTTAACATCAGGTCAAaatcattttaattaaaaggtcAACTTTTTGAATTAGATTTTTCATGTCAGATCGATCGATGAGCTACTGCGTGTCACGGAGGAACGAAAACAAATTAAGTATAGTTTTATGGTAAGTTGGACGACTTTCTTACTGGCGAATTTTAAAATTAGAGGGCTAGGTTTCCATACTAGAGGTGTACAATGAAACGATTCTTGATTTGCTGGATTCTGGCTCCGGCGCAACGAAACTACACGTTCAGGCTTCGGGACAAGGCGTTTCCGTTCCGGTACAaaacttgaagaagaagaagaaaaaacgcgagtcaatatttaatttctCCCAGGGTCTAACTGAGATCGAGGTAAAGACTCTCGCCGACGTGAGAAAGGTCATGGAAAAGGGAGAGAGAAATCGGTCTACAGCTCAAACGGCAATGAACTCGACAAGGtaaaaaggcgatttttttaattaacgcgAATTCATCACTGGAAACGTAGCTCGCGTTCTCATCTAATCCTATCCGTCTCCCTAACGGGAGTGGACGCCGTCTCGAAAGCCGTCACTCGCGGCAAACTGATGCTCGTTGATCTGGCGGGATCAGAGAGAATATCGCGCAGCGAGGCAAAAGGCCAGCGTCTAGTTGAAGCAGCTGCCATCAACAAATCCCTCACCTCCCTTGGCCAGGTATATAGAGGATTATCTACGTTAGATTTAAGGCACGCAATAATCGTAGGTATTTACCGCTTTACGTACCAACGCTCTGCACATTCCCTACCGAAATTCCAAATTGACTCATTTGCTGCAGCCAGCACTTGGCGGCGATTCCAAGGTGCAGCTGCTTAGTCGATTAGGTTTCCCCGACTAATATTTTAGCATAGGCGTGCATGTTTGTCAACGTGAGTCCTACGCAAGTGAATATTGCCGAGACGCTCTGCACTATACAATTCGGTCAGAGTGCTCGTCAAGTTGAACTCGGTCCAGCGCAACGTCACGTCACCAAGGCGGCAGCgggaaataaataatcgagTTTTGTATAACcgtgttctttttttttctactcccccccccccccccctccctgtttgaatttttttatcCGTTTTACATTCTCGTTTCAGAGTTGCCGGCGTTTTGCTTGGGATTGGCCTCGTTTAGATCGATGTACTCGGCTCCTTCCACCTCCTGAATGTCATTCAACGGCGTGATCGCTTTCTCTATCTGCACGTACAGGACGTCGTCTTGCGCCGGCGGAGTCTTGACTGTCGTCGGTAAAGATTTGGGTCGTATCTTCGATTTTGCCCACAGATTCGGTGTCGTGTATCGCGATTCCAATGCATGCGGCCTTTCCGGTGGCAAAGGCGGCTTGGAATCATCGCCACCAGGTTGTGTATCTAGACTAATCGTagtcgctttctttctcgcgcaaCAGGAGACGACGATTACAATCGCGGAGAGGACAACAGCGGAGCCTATTGCAATCACGACATAGGCCCATGTAGGAAGATGTCTCGTAAGAGAAGAGCAGTCGCCAGTCAGTGGGTCGCAGTCACTACAGGTACAGTTAGCACACGATCCGAGACCATCGTAGTACATCCCAGGCCCGCATCCTTAAGAGagttattatttatttattatgatTGGTCACTAGGATTTACCTGGAAAGCAACTGCATTTGCTACAGCCGCTTTTTCTGTCGACGTCCAAACCGTACTCACATGCTAGTTCGCATTCTTTTGTATGAGAACAGTTTAGTGCAACTAGTAAGAAGAAACGTCACTATTACATTCGTTTGACTCGGGggtctaattaattaattgcaacCTCTATTGCAGGTGGGTTTTGTTCCGCTCCATTTTCCATCTACACAAAGCCTTTTTCTATTGCCTCTTAGTTGGAAATTGACATAGCAGCCATAGTTGACAGTGTTGCCGTGGCGGTTCATCCAGCCATTTTCCGGGGACTCGACAGGCTCGCAAAACGAGCAGCTGTCGAGTAGGCATGGCCTGACTTCGAGCTCTGAGCATGGAAACGGAGTGTCAGCAGCACCTTCATCCAAACACGTTCTCCTCCAATGCATCTTTCCTGGTCCACACGTAGCGGAACATTTCGACGCAGGAGCCCATTGCGACCACAATTCTGGAGGCTCCGAAGCGGATCCTGAGAAGGGATCTTCTGTTGAACCGGTTAGTTGAAAACCTAAGGTACGAATTAGTGGATACAATGTTAGTTGATTTACCCCCCGTCTTCTTCTATCATAAACCCTACCACGAAAGATTGCGAATAAGAGAAAGGGAGTGGACATGAACATTATGAGCGACTGTTCGACTCTCTCAAAGTGTAAATTAAATAATGCTCTGTTGCTAGGAACTCCATAGTAACCATATAATAGCCTGGAGCTACAACGCGCCACAAGCAACAGGAAAATCAAAATAGGTGTCAGGAAACAATTCGTCTCGCGCGTAATAAAAGTGCCACCATTCAAGTTCATATTGATCGAAGCCGTGCCGTCTCATAATCGAAGCTAAGAACTGACGCCGGTGCGCAAGAGTCGTGCCAATCAACGCATTGTTGGCATGAGAGAGCGAATGAAAACAATCAAAATTCGTACCCATGTCTAGGGTGCCATCGTGAGAACGAAAGGGGCGAGGAAAGTAGCAAGGGTACTGCGGTTGTTCCGGCCAGTACGGCACGTTCTTCTCGCCCTTTTCCAATGGAACGATTGTCATGTCGACGGCCGATCCTCTGCTATGGTTTGATTTTTGACCAACGAAGCCCCTCGGAATAATATCTTCTTTGTTCAGCGTCGAATAGTACTCTTGCTTCATTTTCGTGTCCGTTAGATTTTCTGCCCATCGTATGAAGTCGTTGACGGCTTGCTGAGGTCGATAGCAATCGTAGACCTTGATGGCATATGGTGGGCTTCCCGAGAGAAAATCTTCATGTGCTTTGACAAGCGAATGAGCTGCCTTGCGTGTGAGAATGCAACGGGGTTCATGATATCCGTCAATCGGCCGGCCGACAAAGTTACGAGGACCGCTGTAGCGAATGTCGATTATAATAGACGATTTTAGGTCTGAAAGGCTGACAAATCCCTCTGGCAAACCTGAGCAATTTTCTGCTGTCGCCAGTAAACGAAAAACCGCACAAAGGATAACGGCTACGACGATCATATGTCTATCCGGGGAATTGAAACTTTGACTTCACCGctcctctcctctcctctcccctcctctttccttctctcttctcttctccctATCTAAAGTATGAATGAGACAGCCGTTCAGTTTGGGGGGTTGGGCAAGGCTTCTGTACGAAGTGCTCAcgtgtatatatatgtacaTATATTATGACCTATATCTCTtattaaatttaaaaaagaagaccGCACAAAACAAAACGCATGCTAAGTCTCTAAATTATTCTCTTATCACAAGCTACTCTGGTATATATGGATTATTTAACGAGAATGGTTTAATTTCTCCTCTCTCAACTTCTTTGATCAGGCGGTCAATGCTGCTCATCATCTTCTGATGAAGATCTCTTACGTTTTTATCTTTACAAAAGAAATGCATGGAATCAAATGCGCCTTGAATTaagtttctttctctgttgAGTAGATCAATCATGAtatgtttcttttctttgttatGCTGTAGAATTCTCAATTCCCTCAACATTTTATCGAATTGAGCTGCTATCATGGTGGCCACTGAtctctttgattctatttcAAATGAATCTAGTAGTGAAGCTTGCTCCTCCATTGATTGctgatgaatttttttggcgGTTTCTGCGCAATGAGGATTGTGTTTACTTAGCAAAGACCAAGAGTATCCTCGTCTCTGGTCTGACTTGCACGAATGTTGACGAAAAATGCTAAGCTCAATCATGTCCATTTTacattctttttttatcttGTCTCTGATTCTGAAAGCTTGGGTATGGTAGTCAAGTTTTTGCAGCACTTCCTCTCTGCCCAGCGACACCTTTTTCAACTCAAATTCTTTGCTGATTAGTTGGCCTTGGGCATCAAGAAGGAGAGCTTGTTGCAAAAGAGACATGAACAATTCATTGCCACTTCTTTTCAGTTTGGCAATTCTTTTTTGACACTGTTTCTTTAGCTCTTCTACCTCCCAAAGATCTCTGCACGAGTTGGCTTTTTCATACAGTTGCGTAGCTACGTCAAGATATTTCGTCACTTTTTGTGCTTCCTTTTCTGATCCGGTACGTCTGTAGCATGCCTCAGCAAGAACAGATAGTACTAaagtcttctcttctttagacAGGAATGATGAAAGAGCGTTTAGTTCCCTAAAGATGCAATCACGATCCAGATATAAAGAGTCAGCTCGTGAAATATTATGAGAGGCAGAGACAGGCACCAATTGGTTCAAAGCCTGAGTACCAAGTTTGACGTTACCAGCCAAGAAGCATTTTACTGCTAATGTAACTGGATTACTGCAACGTCTAGTACTCATAACGGAAACAGGTGATAAAGTTCTCGGTAGAGTTCTCGGTAGAGTTCTTACATCACGTGGAATTACATCTGTAGACATGTTTGGTATGTAGATTTTTCTAAGCCTTTGATGGGGTCTTGAAAAAGTGCCTTCTAAAGGCACTAGCGCCACGTTCTCCGGCAGTCGACTGTAGGGGTTGCTATCCTCACGCTCACCAAGAGAACGCCTTATTTCTAACTCTGGAAATAGGTTCTCTGGCAGTCGACTGTAGGAGTTGCTATCCTCGAGTTTACCAAGAAAACGTCTTATTTCTAAGTCCGGAGATGGGTTCTCTGGATTGTAGGAATTGCTATCCTTGAATTCAAGAGAATGTAACTTCAGAGATCCGGATTCTAGATCTGTTCAAAGCCGCAATATGAAAAAAGGAGAATTGATTACGTAACCGTGACGTCTTACCGTGGCAGCTAACAAGTCGTCGCCTCAGTGAGAATTTACGAAACACCAGTCGAACGAAGACATAGCATACTATCAGTGAACAGATGACGATGAGCCCAAGTGTACTAATATCCGAAGCGGTAACTGCGAAAGTCCACAAATTAGATGCATTCACCGGCGAATTATGCCTACCTTCAAACTTTAGATGAAAGTCGAAATGCGGTAGAGAAGCGGAGCCTCGGAAGCTGTTCTCCATGCCGTGCTGGTAGACAAGTGCCGTCTCAAGCAAACTTTCCCACGGTTGTTGCCAAGTGAAGTGAGGGGGAGGAGCATACAGAGCCTTATATATACAGTTGGACGCTGGCCAGAGTAAGGTGATTACTCTGGGGTACTCTGGGGTGGGCGTGGGGTGGGCGTCGATTATCGGAGTAAATAGTCACGTGCCTCATGGACGAAGATGCTCTTCTACGCCGCTGGAGTGATTTGTCTCTGCTTGTACTTGCTGTACAGGAACTTCGGCAAGCATGTTAACGAACCACCATGGTTTCCCTACTGGACACCGTGGCTTGGCTGTGCAATAAAATTCGGAGAGGCTCCTTTGCACTTCATCCACCTTGCGCGCAATAATGCAAGCAGATTCGAAGCAGTGGCACATTATATAATTGTCTGCGTGCAGTTAGGTCCTACGTTCTCTGTCCTCGTCGCTGGAAAAAGAATGACCTTTGTCACTGACCCCGATGACTATGGAATCTATTTCCAATCACCGCAGGCCGACTTTCAGCAGGCAGTTCAACCATTTACGGAAAGAGCAGGTAGAAGAGAATATTAATCAAACAAATTTGGCATtgcaaattcaattttttctagcTGGAGTTAGCGCTTCTTCCTTTGCTCTTTATCACAAGCTAATTCATGACACAGTCAAAGGAAAACTATCAGGAATGCACTTGATTCGAATTCGCGAGACTCTTGCTCAGAGTTTTCGTCAAAGTAAGAAATAGGTTTGTTTTCGTTTAGACTTGATTTCTTCGCGCATTTGCAGAATTTTTGGAATTGGGTCAAGGAGGAGAACTAGATTTGATGAAGTCTATTAGAAACGTTATGTTTGTTTCAACGGTGCAGCTCTTATTTGGCGAAGGAACTCTTCCAGAAAACGAGGTTTCCTATCAGCTCATTATTATTCAGTGGCACCATGAATACCTGTATCAATGCAGCTAGAcatagaaaaatttcaaaatacGTTTGTTAAATTTGATGAAGATTTTGAGTACGGCACAGAACTACCTTATCTTTTTGTCTGGTAAATATCTCCATACAgcattttttaaatttaaaGCGGTTCTTTAGGCAGTGGGCAAAATGCAAGAGGATTCTTATCAATAAGTTCACTTCAGTAGTCGATCAATTATTTTGTAAAGGTCTCTCTGAGTCTTCTCCAGACAAGGAAAGTCAAGGAGATTAGTAAAATCGTTTAGTTTTGATCTTTTTTATATAGACCGTCCTAGAAACTTTAGTCAATGTTGTGGACAGAGAAAACGCTCCAAATTACGCTCTCCTTCTTTTGTGGGCATCACAAGCGAACGCTATTCCAGTACTACGAAAAATTACCTGCTAGAATTCCTTGTTTCTTCAATTGATTCTAGGCTGTCTTTTGGACTGTTGCCTTTATAttgcaaaacgacgaaattcatCAGACGGTTGTTCAGGAGGCTCTCGACGTTCTTGATGATGACTCCGGCTTTTCGTCGGGCACACTGAGTGaagaatcaattaaaaaactAACATTTATTCGAAAGTGCACACACTCATTAGATGCTTCCTCAATTAATTGACTAAGGAATCTTCCTAGATGCGTGCTTGAGGCAGTGAGGCTCAGATCGCCAGGTACCGTTGTTCGAAAGGCTCTTGGTCCTTTGAAACTTAAGGTGAGTACTGAAGCATTGTACAGAGTGCTCAGTGTAGGCACTTTACCTCTGGGATAGAATTATACTATACCGTCTGGTCACTTTATTATGCTTTCGCCGTATTGGAGTCACCGGAATCCGCTCTTCTTTCCCGACCCAGAGGCTTTTAATCCGGTAAGTAAATTCTTGGGAAGTTTAATTTGCGCGAAACTGTTTTTTGCTGAAGAGTCGATGGGACAAGGTGGAGCTCGagaaaaatttatttctcGAAGGTTTTGTTGGGTTTGGAGGAGGACGATTCCAGTGCCCGGGCCGGTAAGATCTGGAGACTGAGCAATGATTCGCATCTACTGTAATCACTAGATGGTTCGCAGTAATGGAAATGCAAATGGTAGTTGCCATATTTTTCCGTCTCTTTCATCTTGAACTCATTGATCCTGTACCCCAGCCGGTAAATCTACTACGTAGATTAATGTAGTCCTGCAGCTCAATTAATATTCTGTATTTTTGAAGAGTCCTCTTCATTTGGTTGGCACTCAGCAGCCAATGAAACCATGCTCTATTCGCTTTCACCTCCGTACGTAACTGTCTTTCAAATATCTCACATGGAGACTGTCTGCGGCACTTTCAAAGtgtaaatttttaaaatgcgTGCTTTGATGATCCCCTGACGAGTAATGATAGACGGTCACGTGACCGGAACTCAATCATTATGATGTTGTACGCCGCTGTAGTGATTTGTCTCTGCTTCTACTTGCTGTACAGGAACTTCGGCAAGCATCCCAACGAACCACCATGGTATCCCTACTGGACACCGTGGCTTGGCTGCGCAATAAAATTCGGAGAGGCTCCTTTGCACTTCATTGACCTTGCGCGCAAAAAGGCAAGCAGATTTGAAGCTTTGACACATTGTCTGCGTTCAGTTAGGCGCTACGTTCTCTGTCCTCGTCGCTGGAAAACGAATGACCTTTGTCACTGACCCCGATGACTATGGAATCTATTTCCAATCACCGCAGTCTGACTTTCAGCAGGCAATTCAGCCATTTTTGGAAAAAGCAGGTAGAAGCGAACAGTACTAACAAAAGTCCTGGCATTGCAAATTCAATGACTAGCTGGGATTAGCGCCTCTTCCTATGCACGTCATCACAAACAGATTCATGACGCAGTCAAAGGAAGACTATCAAGAATTCAGTTGAGTCGATTTTGTGAGACTCTTGCTCAGAGTTTTCGTCAAAGTAAGAAATATGTTGTTTTAGTTAGACTTGATTTCTTCACGCATTTGCAGAATTTTTGGAACTGGGTCAAGGAGGAGAAGCAGATCTAATGAAAACTATTAGAAACGTTCTGTTTGTTTCAACGGTGCCGCTTTTATTTGGCAAAGAAACTCTTCCAGAAGACGAGGTTCCCTATCAGCTCATCATTATTCACCAGCAATGATATTGTATCAATGCAGCTAGACGCAGAAAAGTTTCAAGACGCGTTCGTTAAATTTGATGAAGATTTTGAGTATGGTGCAGAACTACCTTCTATATTTGTCAGGTAAATTTTAACGTACAACATTTAGTTTTTAATTGACGGTGGTATTTTAGGCAGTTGGTAAAATGCAAGAAGATTCTCATTGATAAGTTCACTTCAGTAGTCAATCAATTATATCGTAAAGGTCTCTCTcagtcttcctcttcttcagaCAAGGTAAGTCAAGGAGATCGCTCTCATTTTAGCAAGTGTCAATCTTGTGATATAGACCGTTCTGGAGTCTTTTGTCAGTGCTGTGGACAGAGAAAACGCTCCTAGATACGCTCTCCTTCTTTTGTGGGCATCACAAGTGAATGCTATTCCAGTACTACGAAAAATTAGTTGCTAGCCAATGCTAGGAtcccttctttcttcaattgATTCTAGGCTACCTTTTGGACTGTTGCCTTTATAttgcaaaacgacgaaattcatCAGAAGGTTGTTCAGGAGGCTCTCGACGTTCTTGATGACGACTCTGGCTTTTCGTCGGGCACACTGAGTGAAGAAGCAATTAAAAAACTAACATTCACTCGAAAGTGCACACACTCGTTAGATAGTTCCTCAACTAATCAACTAAGGAATCTTCCTAGATGCGTGCTTGAGGCAATAAGGCTCAGATCGCCGGGTGCCGTTTTTCGAAAGGCTGTCGGACCTTTGAAACTCAAGGTGAGTACTGAAAAACCTTGCACAGAGTGCTGTAGCCATTTTTTCTGCCACAGAATTATACTATACCGTCTGGTCACTTTATTATGCTTTCACCGTATTGGAGTCACCGGAATCCGCTCTTCTTTCCCGACCCAGAGACTTTTAATCCGGTAAGTAAATTCTTGGGAGGTTTGATTTGCGTGAAACCTGTTTCTTGCTGAAGAGTCGGTGGGACAAGGCAGAGCTTGagaaaaatttatttctcGAAGGTTTTGTTGCGTTTGGAAGAGGACGATTCCAGTGCCCGGGCAGGTAAGATCTGGATACTAAGCAATGATTCGCGTCTACTGTAGTACCACTAGATGGTTCGCAGTAATGGAAATTCAAATTGCAGTTGCCatattttttcgtctctttcatCTTGAACTACTTGATCCTGTACCCCAGCCGGTAAATCCACTACGTAGATTAATGTATTACTGCAGCTCAATTATGTTCTGTATTTCTGAAGAGTCCTCTTCATTTGACTGGCACTCAGCAGCCAATGAAACCATGCTCTATTCGCTTTCATGTTCGCACGTAACTGTCTTTCACATTTCTGATGACGCTGCTTTCTTTGCACGTGCAACTCATATTGTCTCACATTTCAATCTCGTGCCCCCCGTATGTTAGCTCTAAATACGTTCATGGATCGTCTTTTGCGTTCGATAGACGGTCGAGCGATTCATATTCTCGTTGTAGGAGACGGGAACCTATCGTTTTCGGCGTCTCTTGCTCGCCAAATAGCGGCTGACCGTCGAACGGACGTCATTCTTACGTGCACGACCTTGGAGCCGCGTGGGATCGTCGAAACTCGCTACTCGGCGTCGACAGAGAACATCGAGACGCTGGAATCATACACATTCGCTCGACCGTtcttcgaaatcgacgcaaCCCGATTATCCTCCAAAGTCACGACCCCGCCCCCGAACCgaatcattttcaattttcctCACTACGGCGGAAAGAGCAGCgtgacgaaaaatcgccgccTACTCGAATCATTCTTCACAAGCGCATCGCAGCACATCAGCACCCCCAATGGAGAAATATGGGTAACCCTGTGCAACGGACAGGGTGGAACACCTGCAGATAAAAACCAAAGAGAATGGCACAATAGTTGGCAAATTGTGGACGTAGCCGCTAAGGCTGGTCTGATACTGAACCGAGTAGGGGAATTTGTTGCTGACGATTATCCCGGGTACGTCAGCAAAGGATACAGAAGTGGGAATAATGGTTTTATCACCAGAGCCGCCGTGACTCACGTATTTACAAAAGCTCATCAGACGGTGGACGAATACTTGGAGAAGGATCATTCGATTCGGATCGGTGATTGGTGCGACGAGACTATCGACACTCTAGCGTTCTGTCTCGACAGCACATTTGTGAGAACGAGATTCGTGTCCCATTGGGATCCAAATGAAATTCATCCTCGACATCCTCTTCGACACGTGCGCGATCTAGTGTTACGTTGCGCGGAAAGGGTTGCTCAGAGTCGCGGGGTTTTGACGTCGTGGATGGGCGTGAGTGTCGACAGGGATTGCTTGTTCGGTGAAAACGTCGATAATTTGCCTCGAATTCATCAACTCCAATTCGTTCTCTCAAAACCCCTTATAATCAACGAAGATAAGAATATGCTGGAAGATATCTTAGTTAGGGAAGTCGGACTGAAGGGAGTCTCTGAGTGGGAAAAGGACGTGGAAATAATTGTTCTGAGGCAGAATTCAGTACCAGTTGCATCCGTGTCAATATCATATTGTGAAGTAGTCAAATTTTCTGTTTATCTTGAGGCTGTGGCTGTGCAGCTCTACGGGATATCCGATGCTCGTATTTTGCTATCAAAAAGTCCTC
The Oscarella lobularis chromosome 3, ooOscLobu1.1, whole genome shotgun sequence DNA segment above includes these coding regions:
- the LOC136185162 gene encoding uncharacterized protein; this translates as MGAGASSSSITQTIQKPSPIPENAKAKPSDSAPPENKDDHSKEQPITKISVPPAIVAPLAKPKSSVTAAQFSRLNAGPSSSTYDIPSAVSKVEKEEEEEEEELDSKATEKDEEKIAYREVKESDVFELYTSDEGEQYVVYFKENGRRYYIDWDKEEWVRFPDSWLRKGRFEYYENPAAIGLTSTVPGTAIPSSRGKSVESEAESAPVATETDDGRSGVFLHPTKGKLFTYVFEKRRNVAYVFDNESGGWLKMPISWEKNVSYVKTMIQHIQEAVPQWKDVRSIVAALRASNYRTDDCIANYVALQDDGALDDWPEDDSSLRSRVKQLGSDLEKKTSQVASLTDANKKLKQRVNQMEDTVEDLKDRLAEMKRERDDALQRAAQQAAAIEKTQREAETKRQTTHRVDPARVIIVCTAVRSVKTSLLSLRQNAAKNFDAIGSLVKTAVKKAKFVGGMAKRVQAEVEELRHLYRKECVQRKLLYNQLQELRGNIRVFCRCRPDDRAEGVLEFPREGEIVAYTPQGAKKTFEFDRVYDPNTRQEEIFEDTKPTITSCVDGYSVCIIAYGQTGSGKTYTMMGPPENPGVNIRSIDELLRVTEERKQIKYSFMVSILEVYNETILDLLDSGSGATKLHVQASGQGVSVPGLTEIEVKTLADVRKVMEKGERNRSTAQTAMNSTSSRSHLILSVSLTGVDAVSKAVTRGKLMLVDLAGSERISRSEAKGQRLVEAAAINKSLTSLGQVFTALRTNALHIPYRNSKLTHLLQPALGGDSKACMFVNVSPTQVNIAETLCTIQFGQSARQVELGPAQRHVTKAAAGNK
- the LOC136184348 gene encoding D-alanyl-D-alanine dipeptidase-like → MIVVAVILCAVFRLLATAENCSGLPEGFVSLSDLKSSIIIDIRYSGPRNFVGRPIDGYHEPRCILTRKAAHSLVKAHEDFLSGSPPYAIKVYDCYRPQQAVNDFIRWAENLTDTKMKQEYYSTLNKEDIIPRGFVGQKSNHSRGSAVDMTIVPLEKGEKNVPYWPEQPQYPCYFPRPFRSHDGTLDMGTNFDCFHSLSHANNALIGTTLAHRRQFLASIMRRHGFDQYELEWWHFYYARDELFPDTYFDFPVACGAL
- the LOC136184268 gene encoding uncharacterized protein; amino-acid sequence: MENSFRGSASLPHFDFHLKFEVTASDISTLGLIVICSLIVCYVFVRLVFRKFSLRRRLVSCHDLESGSLKLHSLEFKDSNSYNPENPSPDLEIRRFLGKLEDSNSYSRLPENLFPELEIRRSLGEREDSNPYSRLPENVALVPLEGTFSRPHQRLRKIYIPNMSTDVIPRDVRTLPRTLPRTLSPVSVMSTRRCSNPVTLAVKCFLAGNVKLGTQALNQLVPVSASHNISRADSLYLDRDCIFRELNALSSFLSKEEKTLVLSVLAEACYRRTGSEKEAQKVTKYLDVATQLYEKANSCRDLWEVEELKKQCQKRIAKLKRSGNELFMSLLQQALLLDAQGQLISKEFELKKVSLGREEVLQKLDYHTQAFRIRDKIKKECKMDMIELSIFRQHSCKSDQRRGYSWSLLSKHNPHCAETAKKIHQQSMEEQASLLDSFEIESKRSVATMIAAQFDKMLRELRILQHNKEKKHIMIDLLNRERNLIQGAFDSMHFFCKDKNVRDLHQKMMSSIDRLIKEVERGEIKPFSLNNPYIPE
- the LOC136184356 gene encoding 24-hydroxycholesterol 7-alpha-hydroxylase-like codes for the protein MLFYAAGVICLCLYLLYRNFGKHVNEPPWFPYWTPWLGCAIKFGEAPLHFIHLARNNLGPTFSVLVAGKRMTFVTDPDDYGIYFQSPQADFQQAVQPFTERAAGVSASSFALYHKLIHDTVKGKLSGMHLIRIRETLAQSFRQKFLELGQGGELDLMKSIRNVMFVSTVQLLFGEGTLPENELDIEKFQNTFVKFDEDFEYGTELPYLFVWQWAKCKRILINKFTSVVDQLFCKGLSESSPDKESQGDTVLETLVNVVDRENAPNYALLLLWASQANAIPAVFWTVAFILQNDEIHQTVVQEALDVLDDDSGFSSGTLSEESIKKLTFIRKCVLEAVRLRSPGTVVRKALGPLKLKNYTIPSGHFIMLSPYWSHRNPLFFPDPEAFNPSRWDKVELEKNLFLEGFVGFGGGRFQCPGRWFAVMEMQMVVAIFFRLFHLELIDPVPQPSPLHLVGTQQPMKPCSIRFHLRT